One Nostoc sp. UHCC 0302 DNA window includes the following coding sequences:
- a CDS encoding MgPME-cyclase complex family protein yields the protein MQTYYYVLASQRFLLEEEPIDEVLKERTRYYHEQEKEIDFWLVKQPAFLEAPQFTEIKAKCPQPAVAIISTNSQFITWLKLRLEYVNTGEFQAPSETISDALASLATVS from the coding sequence ATGCAAACATACTACTACGTTTTGGCAAGTCAACGCTTTCTCCTAGAAGAAGAACCGATAGATGAGGTTCTCAAAGAGCGTACCCGTTACTACCACGAACAAGAAAAAGAAATAGATTTTTGGTTGGTTAAGCAACCAGCTTTCTTAGAAGCGCCCCAATTTACAGAGATAAAGGCGAAGTGTCCACAACCAGCAGTAGCAATTATTTCTACTAATTCCCAATTCATCACTTGGTTAAAATTGCGATTAGAGTACGTGAACACAGGAGAATTTCAGGCTCCTTCTGAAACTATCTCCGATGCCTTAGCATCACTTGCTACAGTGTCTTAA
- a CDS encoding ester cyclase — translation MSATESNNLPLWVHDRDQVIAASTDAQWRYQTPPDYSRSKKNLAQESTQNHLEGTLEAIVQNLVRTFEMEVSFKTNPQQWLSVVNEKFRVSTNGGVDYTAADLSAQGTYNLFMADSEHYKASEESFESSAKVFHTTFPQGFPWEVLEVFSGPPNVTFKWRHWGHFNGTYKDYAPTGETVEIIGMSIAHVTDDLKIVSLEHYFDNSLFLEKLTAAGKQANVDNQGSGCPFSWFKKFQKS, via the coding sequence ATGAGCGCAACAGAGTCTAACAACCTGCCACTTTGGGTACACGATAGAGATCAAGTGATTGCAGCAAGCACTGATGCCCAATGGCGTTATCAGACACCTCCTGATTATTCCCGCTCTAAAAAGAATCTTGCCCAAGAGAGTACACAAAATCATCTTGAGGGTACATTAGAAGCGATCGTCCAAAACTTGGTGAGAACCTTTGAGATGGAGGTATCATTCAAGACTAACCCACAGCAGTGGTTGTCTGTTGTGAATGAAAAGTTTCGGGTAAGTACCAATGGCGGAGTAGATTACACAGCAGCAGATTTATCAGCGCAAGGTACTTACAACTTATTCATGGCTGATTCAGAACATTATAAAGCTTCAGAAGAAAGCTTTGAATCATCTGCAAAAGTCTTCCATACAACATTTCCCCAGGGATTTCCTTGGGAAGTGCTGGAAGTTTTCTCAGGCCCACCAAATGTCACATTTAAATGGCGGCATTGGGGACATTTTAACGGTACATACAAAGACTATGCCCCTACTGGAGAGACAGTGGAAATTATCGGTATGAGCATTGCTCACGTAACCGATGACTTAAAGATTGTTTCCTTGGAACACTACTTTGACAACAGCCTGTTTTTAGAAAAGCTCACAGCTGCTGGCAAACAGGCAAATGTTGACAATCAAGGAAGTGGTTGTCCCTTCTCTTGGTTCAAGAAATTCCAGAAGAGTTAG
- a CDS encoding DUF4070 domain-containing protein, translating to MRVLLVYPIFPKTFWSYEKILALVNRKVLLPPLGLVTVAAILPQEWEFKLVDRNIRPVTEEEWAWADVVILSAMIVQKQDLLDQITEAKRRGKLVAVGGPYPTSVPHEVQNVGADFLILDEGEITLPMFIEAIQRGETSGTFRATEKPDVTNTPIPRFDLLEFDAYDMMSVQFSRGCPFQCEFCDIIVLYGRKPRTKTPAQLLAELDYLYELGWRRGVFMVDDNFIGNKRNVKLLLKELKVWMAEHQYPFRFDTEASIDLAQDPELMELMVESGFAAVFLGIETPDEDSLQMTKKFQNTRSSLTDAVEAIIKAGLRPMAGFIIGFDGEKAGAGDRIVRFAEQAAIPSTTFAMLQALPNTALWHRLKKEGRLRENQDGNINQTTLMNFIATRPLEDIAREYVEAFCALYDPVKYLDRTYRCFLKMGAPSWKAPAKTPELVVIKALLIVIWRQGIKRETRWKFWHHLFSIIKHNPGVAEHYLSACAHNEHFLEYRQIVRDEIESQLAQYLAQGAEKPYVLVKEKVEEKAEAVVS from the coding sequence ATGCGAGTTTTACTAGTATATCCAATATTTCCTAAAACCTTTTGGTCATACGAAAAAATTTTAGCGTTAGTAAATCGCAAGGTCTTGTTGCCTCCTTTAGGTTTAGTAACAGTGGCGGCAATCTTGCCTCAAGAATGGGAATTCAAGCTTGTTGATCGCAACATTCGTCCAGTTACAGAAGAAGAATGGGCATGGGCAGATGTAGTAATTTTGTCCGCGATGATTGTCCAGAAACAAGATTTACTGGATCAAATCACAGAAGCAAAGCGACGGGGTAAGTTAGTCGCAGTAGGTGGCCCTTACCCTACTTCTGTACCTCATGAAGTTCAAAATGTTGGCGCTGATTTTCTCATTTTAGATGAAGGGGAAATTACTCTGCCCATGTTTATTGAAGCAATTCAACGGGGCGAAACCTCTGGAACTTTCCGCGCCACAGAAAAACCGGATGTTACAAATACCCCAATACCTCGCTTTGATTTATTAGAATTTGATGCTTATGACATGATGTCGGTGCAGTTTTCGCGCGGGTGTCCTTTCCAGTGCGAATTTTGTGACATTATTGTTCTCTATGGTCGTAAACCGCGTACCAAAACCCCAGCACAACTTTTAGCAGAGTTAGATTACCTTTATGAATTGGGTTGGCGGCGGGGTGTGTTCATGGTGGATGACAACTTTATTGGCAACAAACGAAATGTCAAATTGTTGCTCAAAGAGTTAAAAGTCTGGATGGCAGAACATCAATATCCTTTCCGGTTTGACACTGAAGCCTCAATTGATTTAGCACAAGATCCAGAATTAATGGAGTTGATGGTTGAATCTGGCTTTGCTGCGGTGTTTTTGGGAATTGAAACACCAGATGAAGATAGCTTGCAAATGACGAAGAAGTTTCAAAATACCCGTAGTTCTTTAACTGATGCAGTGGAAGCCATTATTAAAGCAGGTTTGCGCCCAATGGCTGGGTTTATTATTGGGTTTGATGGCGAAAAAGCAGGTGCAGGCGATCGCATTGTCCGTTTTGCGGAACAAGCAGCGATTCCCTCTACTACTTTCGCAATGTTGCAAGCGCTACCAAACACCGCATTGTGGCATCGCCTGAAAAAAGAAGGACGACTACGGGAAAATCAAGACGGCAATATTAACCAGACGACTTTGATGAACTTTATCGCCACCCGTCCTTTGGAAGATATCGCTAGAGAATATGTTGAGGCTTTTTGTGCTTTATACGACCCAGTAAAATACTTGGATCGCACATACCGTTGTTTCTTGAAGATGGGTGCGCCGAGTTGGAAAGCACCAGCCAAAACGCCAGAATTGGTGGTTATAAAAGCGTTGTTGATTGTGATTTGGCGACAAGGAATCAAGCGGGAAACCCGCTGGAAGTTCTGGCATCATTTATTTAGCATTATCAAGCATAATCCAGGAGTTGCCGAGCATTACCTCTCCGCCTGCGCCCATAATGAGCATTTTCTTGAGTATCGCCAAATTGTCCGTGACGAAATTGAAAGTCAACTGGCCCAATATTTAGCACAAGGCGCAGAAAAACCTTATGTGCTAGTGAAGGAAAAAGTAGAAGAAAAAGCTGAAGCAGTAGTTAGTTAA